One stretch of Gavia stellata isolate bGavSte3 chromosome 25, bGavSte3.hap2, whole genome shotgun sequence DNA includes these proteins:
- the PRR11 gene encoding proline-rich protein 11: MQRCNWREGERSISCGWGGAAPAPRLALRRSRRARARVRPAANQRAASTGCGRGRAESGAPIGCARRGERFESAAAAGGEVIMAKYKKRRRKQRARAKFLLEKKGGAGNPQGSGCPSPRSTGDLPLNTSSVPSHLSSLWSLALPSVKSVVKPFTTTASFLYCWCQNTVAQSFKVVKDTVFPSQIYLRELNTFREQLEKLETEFSRLQGTLQMNGIAAFSSENSLCQMCNKPVLGAPGQMQMGPPSLVSRPSAMQPQPVSAPPPPPPPPPLPPPKLPPAPLLLKRGNGSKALLAPSLKKDEPMQITLKDLLNVKLKKTDSNRRMDKADSPVKTRRALITVSDLQSVSLRPKSKPSAHITNSLITPPKNQLDLRKHLKKVNIQRSPGGTPLNSKENIECGSGLTPIMTQALRRKFQMAHPKSPSPARLSAAHSFDEQK, encoded by the exons ATGCAGCGCTGCAATTGGCGGGAAGGGGAGCGGTCGATTAGCTGTG GATGGGgcggagcagccccagccccgcgaTTGGCCCTTCGCCGCTCCCGTCGAGCTCGGGCCCGCGTCCGTCCAGCGGCCAATCAGCGGGCGGCTAGCACGGGCTGCGGGCGGGGGAGGGCAGAGAGCGGCGCTCCCATTGGCTGCGCGCGGCGCGGGGAGCGGTTTGAatcggcggcggcggcgggcggggaggtGA TAATGGCAAAGTATAAGAAACGCCGACGAAAACAGAGAGCCAGAGCAAAattcttactggaaaaaaaaggaggtgcTGGTAACCCCCAGGGCTCGGGTTGCCCTTCTCCACG GTCAACAGGAGATCTTCCTCTGAACACGTCATCTGTCCCGAGCCATCTGTCCTCACTCTGGTCATTAGCCTTGCCCAGTGTAAAAAGTGTAGTAAAACCCTTTACAACAACAGCATCATTTTTGTATTGTTGGTGCCAGAACACGGTTGCACAG AGTTTTAAGGTGGTTAAAGACACCGTATTTCCATCACAAATCTACTTAAGGGAGCTAAATACCTTCAGAGAGCAGCTGGAAAAGTTGGAAACTGAATTTTCCAGACTACAAGGAACACTCCAG ATGAATGGAATTGCAGCCTTCTCTTCAGAAAATTCTCTTTGTCAAATGTGTAACAAACCAGTTCTGGGTGCTCCTGGACAAATGCAGATGGGCCCGCCATCATTAGTATCCAGGCCTTCCGCAATGCAGCCGCAGCCTGTATCTGcgccccctcctcctccaccgcCACCACCACTCCCGCCACCAAAACTGCCTCCAGCACCTCTCCTCCTCAAACGGGGCAACGGCTCTAAAGCACTTCTG GCACcatcactgaaaaaagatgAGCCAATGCAGATCACTCTCAAAGATCTCCTGAATGTTAAACTGAAGAAGACGGACAGCAACCGGAGAATGGACAAG GCAGACTCGCCAGTGAAGACACGCAGGGCATTAATTACAGTCTCAGATCTACAGAGTGTTAGTCTGAGACCTAAATCCAAGCCATCAGCTCACATTACAAACTCCTTAAT tACCCCTCCTAAAAATCAGTTAGATCTTCGAAAACATCTGAAGAAAGTCAATATACAAAG AAGTCCCGGTGGCACTCCGCTAAAtagtaaagaaaacattgaatgTGGGTCTGGGTTGACACCAATAATGACACAGGCACTGCGGCGCAAATTTCAG ATGGCTCATCCAAAGAGTCCCTCGCCAGCCCGGTTAAGTGCGGCACACAGCTTTGATGAACAAAAATAG
- the SMG8 gene encoding nonsense-mediated mRNA decay factor SMG8, with product MATRCRGASLAAPEAAAMTPAALTRSRLPRAAAGATGAAVGPVSLRELLLAATAAAEGGGAAAGPGAAASAGDEEVCVVGIFGKTALQLCSEKAALVSTVCDRQVFPLFEQQDPELADGAPGQEGEPAAKDYNQLQAYYSQESRVLYLVLTSICDTPQLLRACGDLAAAESREAGPGHPSGGPAPLPHAEAHEFWKHQEKLHCLSLLYLFSVCHILLLVHPTCSFDITYDRVFRALDGLRQKVLPSLKAAIKDCPVGKEWKLNCRPCPPRLLFLFQLNGALKVDPPPGRGQDPCGHLEKPPPKKHSPKRRLQHALEDQIYRIFRKSRVLTNQSINCLFTVPANQAFVYIVAGGAQDGDDPVAMLLDQLRSNCTMRETDSLLAPTLSGPRRYQMMRHGRQQLSFHAESSSSSSSSSGQLVDCTLKEFLWQHVELVLSKKGFDDSVGRNPQPSHFELPTYQKWVAAALKLYEVTIEGKDDDPTSLTGELSSKIMGSIKVLEGYLDIDTKFSENRCQKALPMAHSAYQSNLPHNYTMTVHKNQLAQALRVYSQHARGPAFHKYAMQLNEDCYKFWSNGHQLCEERSLTDQHCVHKFHLLPKAGEKPEADRNPPVLYHNSRARSTGACNCGRKQAPRDDPFDIKAANYDFYQLLEEKCCGKLEHINFPVFQPSTPDPAPARDESSPAPLEGEIEKLKEKEPQTQGESTGLSLALSLGQSTGSLGTYPPDAQGGGDNAESHGQSGDSKSEKRPSLVDRQASTVEYLPGMLHSNCPKGLLPKFSSWSLVKLGPAKAYNFHTGLDQQGFIPGTNYLMPWDIVIRTRTEDEGDLDTNSWPAPNKAVPAKRSAVVMGRGRRRDDIARAFVGFEYEDARGRRFMCSGPDKVMKVMGGGPKESAIKALNSDMPLYILSSTQGRGLKPHYAQFMRLFVVVPDAPLQITLTPQVQPGPPPCPVFYPEKQEITLPSDGLWVLRFPYAYVTERGPCFPPKESQQLMSYKVLRGILKAITQ from the exons ATGGCAACGCGCTGCCGCGGTGCGTCTCTGGCGGCCCCCGAGGCCGCAGCGATGACTCCCGCTGCGCTCACCCGAAGCCGGCTCCCCCGAG cggcggcgggagccACGGGGGCGGCCGTGGGGCCCGTGAGTTTgcgggagctgctgctggccgcCACGGCCGCCGCCGaggggggcggcgcggcggcggggccgggcgcggcggcgtCCGCCGGCGATGAGGAGGTGTGCGTGGTGGGCATCTTCGGGAAGACGGCGCTGCAGCTGTGCTCGGAGAAGGCGGCCCTGGTGAGCACCGTGTGCGACCGGCAGGTCTTCCCCCTCTTCGAGCAGCAGGACCCCGAGCTGGCGGACGGCGCCCCGGGGCAGGAGGGCGAGCCGGCGGCCAAGGACTACAACCAGCTGCAGGCCTACTACAGCCAGGAGAGCCGGGTGCTGTACCTGGTGCTCACCTCCATCTGCGACACGCCGCAGCTGCTGCGGGCCTGCGGGGACCTGGCGGCGGCCGAGAGCAGGGAGGCCGGGCCCGGCCACCCCTccggcggcccggccccgctgcctcaCGCCGAGGCCCACGAGTTCTGGAAGCACCAGGAGAAGCTGCACTGCCTGAGCCTCCTCTACCTCTTCTCCGTCTGCCACATCCTGCTGCTGGTGCACCCCACCTGCTCCTTCGACATCACCTACGACCGCGTCTTCAGGGCGCTGGATGGGCTGCGGCAGAAGGTCCTGCCCTCGCTGAAGGCCGCCATCAAAGACTGCCCGGTCGGCAAGGAGTGGAAGCTCAACTGCAGGCCGTGCCCTCCgcgcctcctcttcctcttccagctcAACGGGGCCTTGAAGGTGGATCCCCCCCCAGGCAGGGGCCAGGACCCCTGCGGTCACCTGGAAAAGCCACCCCCCAAGAAGCACTCCCCCAAGAGGAGGTTGCAGCACGCTCTGGAGGACCAGATCTACCGCATCTTCCGCAAGAGCAGGGTGTTGACCAACCAGAGCATCAACTGCCTGTTCACCGTGCCTGCTAACCAGGCTTTCGTGTACATTGTGGCTGGTGGGGCCCAGGACGGAGACGATCCAGTGGCCATGCTTCTCGACCAACTCAGGAGCAACTGCACAATGAGAGAGACTGACTCACTGCTGGCTCCCACCCTGTCCGGACCCAGGAGGTATCAGATGATGCGGcatggcaggcagcagctgtccttccatgcagagagcagcagcagcagctccagctcctctgggcagcttgtggACTGCACCCTCAAGGAGTTCTTGTGGCAGCACGTGGAGCTGGTGCTCAGCAAGAAGGGCTTTGATGACAGCGTGGGGAGGAATCCGCAGCCCTCTCACTTCGAGCTCCCAACCTACCAGAAGTGGGTTGCTGCAGCTTTAAAACTGTATGAAGTGACCATTGAAGGCAAAGATGATGACCCGACCTCTCTCACTGGGGAACTGAGCTCAAAAATCATGGGCAGCATCAAAGTCTTGGAAGGCTATTTAGATATAGACACCAAGTTCTCTGAAAACCGTTGCCAGAAAGCTCTCCCCATGGCCCACAGCGCCTATCAATCCAACCTGCCCCACAATTACACCATGACGGTCCATAAGAACCAACTGGCACAGGCCTTGCGTGTGTACAGCCAGCACGCCCGCGGCCCGGCCTTTCATAAGTACGCCATGCAGCTTAACGAGGACTGTTACAAGTTCTGGAGCAATGGGCATCAGCTTTGCGAAGAGCGAAGTTTAACTGACCAGCACTGCGTGCATAAGTTTCATCTGCTCCCAAAAGCAG GGGAGAAGCCAGAAGCAGACAGAAACCCTCCAGTTCTGTACCACAACAGCCGGGCTCGTTCCACTGGTGCCTGTAACTGTGGAAGGAAACAAGCTCCTCGGGATGACCCCTTTGATATCAAAGCAGCTAATTATGACTTTTACCAG ttgctggaagaaaaatgctgtgggaaactgGAGCACATCAACTTCCCTGTATTTCAGCCGAGCACACCTGATCCGGCACCTGCGCGGGATGAGTCATCGCCTGCCCCTCTGGAAGGCGAGATTGagaaacttaaagaaaaagaacctCAGACTCAGGGAGAAAGCACAGGCCTGAGCTTAGCCCTCAGCCTGGGTCAGTCGACAGGCAGCTTGGGCACTTACCCGCCTGACGCCCAGGGTGGAGGGGACAACGCAGAAAGTCACGGGCAGAGTGGGGACTCCAAAAGTGAGAAAAGGCCAAGCCTGGTAGATCGCCAGGCATCCACTGTCGAGTACCTCCCTGGGATGCTCCATTCGAATTGCCCCAAAGGCCTTTTGCCCAAATTCTCCAGTTGGTCACTGGTTAAGCTGGGGCCTGCTAAGGCTTATAACTTCCACACAGGCTTAGATCAACAAGGCTTTATCCCGGGAACAAACTATTTAATGCCTTGGGACATTGTCATCAGGACGAGAACTGAAGATGAAGGAGACTTAGATACCAATTCCTGGCCTGCGCCAAACAAGGCTGTTCCTGCAAAAAGAAGTGCGGTTGTGATGGGAAGAGGAAGACGGAGAGACGACATAGCTCGAGCTTTTGTAGGATTTGAATATGAAGACGCACGTGGTAGGAGGTTCATGTGTTCGGGGCCTGATAAGGTCATGAAAGTGATGGGAGGGGGGCCGAAAGAATCCGCCATCAAAGCCCTCAATTCTGACATGCCGCTGTACATCCTGTCCTCGACTCAGGGACGAGGACTCAAGCCACATTACGCCCAGTTCATGAGACTCTTTGTGGTGGTTCCTGATGCTCCACTGCAGATCACGTTAACGCCTCAG GTTCAACCCGGGCCACCACCTTGTCCTGTGTTTTACCCTGAGAAGCAGGAAATAACCCTTCCATCTGATGGGCTGTGGGTACTTAGATTTCCTTACGCCTACGTGACAGAACGTGGACCCTGCTTTCCTCCCAAAGAAAGCCAACAATTAATGAGTTACAAAGTTCTCCGAGGAATACTGAAAGCGATTACACAATAA